In the genome of Desulfovibrio desulfuricans, one region contains:
- a CDS encoding YggS family pyridoxal phosphate-dependent enzyme, with amino-acid sequence MGDTLLQERYARVLDRLDAACAAAGRSRQGVKLIAVSKLHPAESLAVVAAAGQIDFGENYVQEALQKRQYLAANPDTARQCAGIRWHMIGHVQSRKAPLVAGAFSLVHTLDSRKLADAMERRLVEGGLRQPVLFEVNVGGESQKSGVMPADLPQLADYVLEHCPHLDVQGLMCLPPVFDAGDAARPHFALLRELRDALRTRLGLPLPELSMGMSGDFEGAVAEGATMVRIGTDIFGPRPAKM; translated from the coding sequence ATGGGCGATACACTGCTGCAAGAGCGTTACGCGCGCGTGCTCGACCGTCTGGATGCGGCCTGCGCAGCCGCCGGGCGGTCACGCCAGGGCGTGAAGCTCATTGCCGTGTCAAAGCTGCATCCGGCGGAATCCCTGGCCGTAGTGGCCGCCGCCGGGCAGATTGATTTTGGCGAAAATTATGTTCAGGAAGCGCTGCAAAAACGGCAGTACCTTGCTGCAAACCCGGACACCGCACGCCAGTGCGCAGGCATCCGCTGGCATATGATCGGGCATGTGCAAAGCCGCAAGGCCCCGCTGGTGGCGGGGGCTTTCAGCCTTGTGCATACTCTTGATTCGCGCAAGCTTGCCGACGCCATGGAGCGGCGGCTGGTCGAGGGCGGTTTGCGTCAGCCTGTGCTCTTTGAGGTAAATGTTGGGGGCGAATCGCAAAAATCTGGTGTGATGCCTGCAGATTTGCCGCAATTGGCCGATTATGTACTTGAGCATTGTCCGCATCTCGACGTGCAGGGTCTTATGTGCCTGCCCCCGGTGTTTGACGCGGGCGATGCAGCGCGGCCTCATTTTGCCCTGTTGCGGGAGCTGCGCGACGCGTTGCGCACCCGCCTGGGGTTGCCGTTGCCCGAGCTTTCCATGGGCATGAGCGGCGATTTTGAAGGCGCTGTGGCCGAAGGGGCCACCATGGTGCGCATAGGCACGGATATTTTTGGGCCGCGTCCTGCCAAGATGTAA
- the era gene encoding GTPase Era encodes MSDQNFRCGWVALMGPPNAGKSTLLNALLGQKVTIVTPKPQTTRNQIVGILTDEKAQVVFMDTPGLAQVRGRLSKTMLQAVWQSLAQAEVIMPVLDAHLYIRHPEFLERDLAPLAKALSSDERPMIVVVNKVDLFSDKSRMLPLLTRLSEMWPHAEIFPTSALNKDGLPDLARLIRSKLPVAPAQFPEDQISTAPMRFMTAEIVREKLFLHLRQEVPYSVAVDVESWEEDEERGQTVIHAVIYVGRPMHKAMVIGRAGASIKQIGIEARMEIQDLVGGKVHLELWVKVREHWTEDAAFLREMGLMAE; translated from the coding sequence ATGTCGGACCAGAACTTTCGTTGCGGTTGGGTGGCGCTCATGGGGCCGCCCAATGCGGGCAAATCCACCCTGCTCAACGCCCTGCTCGGCCAAAAGGTCACCATTGTCACGCCCAAGCCGCAGACAACGCGCAACCAGATTGTGGGCATCCTTACGGACGAAAAAGCCCAGGTTGTCTTTATGGATACGCCTGGTCTCGCCCAGGTGCGCGGCAGGTTGAGCAAAACCATGCTCCAGGCCGTGTGGCAAAGCCTTGCCCAGGCCGAAGTCATCATGCCTGTGCTCGATGCGCACCTGTACATCCGTCATCCGGAATTTCTGGAGCGCGACCTCGCGCCTCTGGCCAAGGCTCTGTCCAGCGACGAGCGGCCCATGATCGTGGTGGTCAACAAGGTGGATCTGTTTTCTGACAAAAGCCGCATGCTGCCGCTGCTGACCCGTCTGAGCGAAATGTGGCCCCATGCGGAAATTTTTCCCACCTCGGCGCTGAACAAGGACGGCCTGCCGGATCTGGCGCGCCTTATCCGCTCCAAGCTGCCCGTTGCGCCCGCGCAGTTCCCCGAAGACCAGATTTCAACCGCGCCTATGCGTTTTATGACTGCAGAAATCGTGCGCGAAAAGCTGTTTTTGCACCTGCGTCAGGAAGTGCCGTACTCCGTGGCTGTTGACGTGGAAAGCTGGGAGGAGGACGAAGAGCGCGGCCAGACGGTCATCCATGCCGTCATCTACGTGGGGCGGCCCATGCACAAGGCCATGGTTATTGGCCGCGCGGGCGCGTCCATCAAGCAGATAGGCATTGAGGCCCGCATGGAAATTCAGGACCTGGTGGGCGGCAAGGTACACCTTGAGCTGTGGGTCAAGGTGCGCGAACACTGGACTGAAGACGCGGCCTTTTTGCGCGAGATGGGCCTGATGGCGGAGTAG
- the tgt gene encoding tRNA guanosine(34) transglycosylase Tgt produces the protein MSQTVFTIEHTDGAARAGVLRTAHGAIPTPIFMPVGTVGSVKALAPDDLAAIGAPIILGNTYHLYLRPGDELVHRRGGLHKFASWPGSILTDSGGFQVFSLSSLRKIREEGVEFRSHLDGSKHLFTPEKVLEIQRNLDSDIMMVLDECVPFGADYDYTEKSLALTTRWARRAIEAYPPGSAHNLLFGITQGGFYKDLRERSVSELCGMDFDGFAIGGLSVGEPKDKMYDLLYHTAPLLPGAKPRYLMGVGTPLDIVTGIHAGVDMFDCVLPTRNARNGTLYTSLGKINIKRREFAEDDGPLDPNCRCYACRNFSRAYLRHLYASQELLSFRLNSLHNLTYYLDLARNARQAIVEGRFTDFLAKITALYPDEAARAAAGA, from the coding sequence ATGTCGCAAACCGTATTTACCATCGAACATACCGACGGAGCCGCCCGCGCGGGCGTGCTGCGAACGGCTCATGGCGCTATCCCCACGCCTATTTTTATGCCCGTGGGAACCGTGGGCTCGGTCAAGGCGCTTGCGCCGGACGATCTGGCCGCCATTGGCGCGCCCATCATCCTGGGCAATACCTATCACCTTTACCTGCGCCCCGGCGACGAGCTGGTGCACCGGCGCGGGGGGCTGCACAAGTTTGCCTCCTGGCCCGGCTCCATCCTTACGGACAGCGGCGGCTTTCAGGTATTCAGCCTGAGCTCGCTGCGCAAAATCCGCGAGGAGGGGGTGGAGTTTCGCTCGCATCTCGACGGTTCAAAACATCTGTTCACGCCAGAAAAGGTGCTGGAAATACAGCGTAATCTTGATTCGGACATCATGATGGTGCTGGACGAATGCGTGCCCTTTGGCGCGGATTACGACTATACGGAAAAATCCCTGGCGCTCACCACGCGCTGGGCACGGCGCGCCATTGAAGCCTACCCGCCAGGCTCAGCGCACAATCTGCTGTTTGGCATCACGCAGGGCGGTTTTTACAAAGACTTGCGCGAGCGCTCGGTCAGCGAACTGTGCGGGATGGATTTTGACGGTTTTGCCATTGGCGGCCTCTCTGTGGGCGAGCCAAAAGACAAGATGTACGACCTGCTGTACCACACGGCCCCGCTGCTGCCCGGCGCAAAGCCGCGTTACCTCATGGGCGTGGGCACGCCGCTGGATATTGTTACGGGCATCCATGCAGGCGTCGACATGTTCGACTGCGTGCTGCCCACCCGCAATGCCCGCAACGGCACGCTGTACACGTCGCTTGGCAAGATCAACATCAAGCGTCGCGAGTTTGCGGAGGACGACGGCCCTCTGGACCCCAACTGCCGCTGCTACGCCTGCCGCAACTTTTCGCGGGCCTATCTGCGGCATCTGTACGCCAGCCAGGAGCTGCTGTCGTTCCGGCTCAACTCGCTGCACAACCTGACCTATTATCTCGATCTGGCGCGCAACGCCCGTCAGGCCATTGTGGAAGGCCGTTTTACGGATTTTTTGGCAAAAATTACGGCCCTGTATCCGGACGAAGCCGCGCGCGCGGCTGCTGGCGCATAA
- the fliO gene encoding flagellar biosynthetic protein FliO — translation MASLPVLLAAAEGGLSGSAVRGAVGSAAQDAATAMAEPASTLGQSSLSWGSYIQAVGILFLLVALLWLAVWLARRFGKFNFLPRPGSLPRDALVMEAQLPLGPRKGLMVVRFLNRRLLLGVTDQQITLLTEEQAQHEPENADFKQIMDEASRGAGGS, via the coding sequence TTGGCTAGCCTGCCTGTACTGCTGGCCGCTGCCGAGGGCGGGCTTTCGGGCAGCGCCGTGCGCGGCGCTGTGGGCTCTGCGGCGCAGGACGCCGCCACAGCCATGGCCGAGCCAGCCTCTACGCTTGGGCAGTCGTCGCTGTCGTGGGGCAGCTATATTCAGGCCGTGGGCATACTGTTTTTGCTGGTGGCCTTGCTGTGGCTGGCGGTGTGGCTGGCGCGGCGTTTCGGCAAGTTCAATTTTTTGCCGCGTCCGGGGTCGCTGCCCCGCGACGCTCTGGTCATGGAGGCCCAGTTGCCGCTTGGGCCGCGAAAAGGCTTGATGGTGGTACGCTTCTTGAATAGAAGGTTGTTGCTGGGTGTTACAGACCAGCAGATTACCCTATTGACCGAGGAGCAGGCACAGCATGAGCCAGAGAACGCCGATTTCAAGCAGATCATGGACGAAGCCAGTCGCGGCGCTGGCGGCAGCTAG
- a CDS encoding lytic transglycosylase domain-containing protein, protein MARLCILAVVCCLLLAGGCASRQGGDGGQGLSMSVPEQDTSPPLTASETAALNTTGQVDKNIPDSAMPDVTRQYKYFLRKGRPAMSASSKRAEQFLAYAKRVFRSRGMPEDLAYLAIVESGYRSEVRSPAGAAGAWQFMPYTGQKYGLNQDWWTDERLDPFKSTEAAADYLQKLYGDFGDWPTAIAAYNAGEGKLGRAKQGTGGRDFFEIKSRNHMLDDKAQLRDETKQYVPRYLAVTKIMRNLSQLGFDPIHPDSAPGVVRLTAKPGTDLAGMARACRMDWETFAAFNRQHKRPITDTGRPTYLYVPASREHDARAYLASPQCATYAGWGPCSVASSADSWEKISRRSGVPVGTLRAVNPGNPTLKAGETVLVPRSVNMSAQAVAALDAKPAKGADKADKSGKAGKTGKVAAEREPQAVEPHVPGARVVAANDGPRHTLRADETLSSVAKKYGVSVQDLQQQNGIADQHKVHAGMVLRIPAKAGGATASAAGRTAPAASAATPAGPDGRLGGKTDKDKTAKAPKAGKTYTVQANDTLWKIARTYNVSVDDLKRWNGVDEKNLRTGARLVVEQ, encoded by the coding sequence ATGGCAAGATTGTGCATTCTCGCTGTTGTCTGTTGTCTGCTGCTTGCCGGGGGGTGCGCCTCGCGGCAGGGGGGTGATGGCGGACAGGGCCTCTCCATGTCTGTGCCCGAGCAGGACACCTCGCCGCCGCTGACAGCCAGTGAAACCGCCGCGCTCAATACCACCGGCCAGGTGGACAAAAATATCCCCGACAGCGCCATGCCCGACGTAACGCGCCAGTATAAATACTTTTTGCGCAAGGGGCGTCCTGCCATGAGCGCTTCGTCCAAACGGGCCGAGCAGTTTTTGGCCTATGCCAAACGGGTGTTCCGCTCGCGCGGCATGCCTGAGGATCTGGCCTATCTTGCCATTGTGGAAAGCGGCTACCGCTCCGAGGTGCGGTCGCCCGCCGGGGCAGCGGGGGCCTGGCAGTTCATGCCCTATACCGGGCAGAAATACGGCCTCAACCAGGACTGGTGGACGGACGAGCGCCTTGATCCGTTTAAATCAACAGAAGCTGCGGCCGATTATCTGCAAAAACTCTACGGCGACTTTGGCGACTGGCCCACGGCCATTGCGGCCTACAACGCAGGCGAGGGCAAGCTGGGGCGGGCCAAACAGGGCACAGGCGGGCGCGATTTTTTTGAAATCAAGTCGCGCAACCACATGCTGGACGACAAGGCCCAGCTGCGTGACGAGACAAAGCAGTACGTGCCGCGTTACCTGGCCGTTACCAAGATCATGCGCAACCTGTCCCAATTGGGGTTTGACCCCATCCATCCAGACAGCGCGCCCGGCGTGGTGCGGTTGACGGCAAAGCCAGGGACGGATCTGGCTGGCATGGCCCGCGCCTGCCGTATGGACTGGGAGACCTTTGCCGCCTTCAACCGGCAGCACAAACGCCCCATCACCGATACCGGGCGGCCCACCTATCTATATGTACCCGCAAGCCGGGAGCACGATGCCCGGGCCTATCTTGCCTCGCCCCAGTGCGCGACCTATGCCGGGTGGGGCCCGTGTTCCGTGGCGTCGAGCGCGGACTCGTGGGAAAAAATCAGTCGACGCAGCGGCGTGCCTGTGGGGACGCTGCGAGCGGTCAATCCGGGCAATCCGACTTTGAAGGCGGGCGAAACCGTGCTGGTTCCGCGTTCGGTAAACATGTCGGCCCAGGCGGTGGCGGCGCTGGATGCAAAGCCCGCCAAAGGGGCTGACAAGGCGGACAAGTCCGGCAAGGCAGGCAAAACGGGCAAAGTCGCGGCAGAGCGAGAACCACAGGCGGTCGAGCCGCATGTGCCCGGAGCGCGGGTTGTGGCCGCAAACGACGGGCCGAGGCATACCCTGCGCGCCGACGAGACGCTCTCGTCCGTTGCGAAAAAATACGGGGTCAGCGTTCAGGATCTGCAGCAGCAAAACGGCATAGCCGACCAGCACAAGGTACATGCAGGCATGGTGCTGCGCATTCCTGCCAAGGCAGGCGGCGCAACCGCGTCGGCAGCGGGGCGAACGGCGCCGGCCGCGTCGGCCGCAACGCCCGCCGGACCGGATGGCCGTCTTGGCGGCAAAACGGACAAGGACAAAACAGCCAAAGCCCCTAAAGCGGGCAAAACTTACACGGTGCAAGCCAACGACACCCTGTGGAAGATCGCCCGTACATATAATGTGAGCGTGGATGACCTCAAACGCTGGAATGGCGTGGATGAGAAAAACCTGCGCACCGGGGCCAGGCTGGTTGTGGAGCAGTAG
- a CDS encoding TrmH family RNA methyltransferase — protein sequence MHNETEQAPLLPGLKPVLELLASEPQRIDCVFCKKGLRGADAQEVLNLCRQHNVRFSLVDQVALDRLCRPGGQPGQGRQGRDGVAHQGVVARLAATGFCELADLFAAVADAPLPVIVALDQVQDPGNVGTICRTLYALGGAGIILPQHNSAYLGPAARRAAAGALEKLPVSRVTNLGHALDSAEEAGLFIYGAGGDGPSSLDAFTEPMQLPAVLVLGNEDKGLRPGVAKRCAHMLRIPLARSFDSLNVAQAGAVLLGLAAAHRAKNSAS from the coding sequence ATGCACAACGAAACCGAACAAGCCCCGCTGCTGCCGGGTCTCAAGCCCGTGCTGGAGCTGCTTGCCAGCGAGCCCCAGCGCATAGACTGCGTCTTTTGCAAAAAAGGCCTGCGCGGGGCCGACGCGCAGGAGGTGCTGAACCTCTGCCGCCAGCACAATGTGCGCTTTTCGCTGGTGGACCAGGTCGCCCTCGACCGCCTGTGCCGCCCGGGCGGGCAACCCGGCCAGGGGCGTCAGGGTCGTGACGGCGTCGCCCATCAGGGTGTTGTGGCCCGCCTTGCCGCCACCGGCTTTTGCGAGCTTGCAGACCTCTTTGCCGCAGTTGCCGACGCTCCCCTGCCCGTCATCGTGGCCCTTGATCAGGTGCAGGACCCCGGCAACGTGGGCACAATCTGCCGTACCCTTTACGCGTTGGGCGGCGCAGGCATCATCCTGCCCCAGCACAACAGCGCCTATCTCGGCCCCGCCGCCCGCAGAGCCGCCGCTGGCGCTCTGGAAAAACTGCCCGTGTCCAGGGTGACCAATCTGGGTCATGCCCTTGACAGCGCCGAAGAAGCCGGGCTGTTCATCTACGGCGCGGGAGGCGACGGCCCATCAAGCCTCGATGCCTTTACAGAACCCATGCAGTTGCCTGCCGTGCTGGTACTGGGCAATGAGGACAAAGGCCTGCGACCCGGCGTTGCCAAGCGCTGCGCCCACATGCTGCGCATCCCGCTGGCGCGCTCTTTTGACTCGCTCAACGTGGCCCAGGCAGGTGCTGTGTTGCTGGGCCTTGCCGCAGCGCATCGGGCAAAAAATTCTGCATCATAA
- a CDS encoding VUT family protein has protein sequence MLSLAPMLSLFTYIALIVGVNFAFTVTPLIPLPNGEMWAPLSLIVGFIFVVRDFAQRRVGHHVLWGMLAGCVVSWFMASPQLALASAAAFAVGELGDWTVYTFTRRPFSQRILISSIVGAPLDSIVFLGMIGIATPWSVATMSLSKLAGSLLVFWLVRRREQRGYAPEHLQA, from the coding sequence ATGCTTAGTCTCGCGCCCATGCTCAGCCTATTTACCTACATTGCACTTATTGTTGGCGTTAACTTTGCCTTTACGGTTACCCCCCTCATACCCCTGCCCAATGGCGAAATGTGGGCGCCCCTTTCGCTCATCGTGGGCTTCATTTTTGTGGTGCGCGACTTTGCGCAGCGCCGCGTGGGGCATCATGTGCTCTGGGGCATGCTGGCGGGCTGCGTGGTCAGCTGGTTTATGGCCAGCCCGCAGCTGGCGCTTGCCAGCGCCGCCGCCTTTGCCGTGGGCGAGCTGGGCGACTGGACGGTATACACCTTCACGCGCCGCCCCTTTTCGCAGCGCATCCTCATATCGAGCATTGTGGGCGCGCCGCTCGACAGCATCGTCTTTTTGGGCATGATCGGCATTGCCACGCCGTGGTCGGTTGCAACCATGAGCCTGAGCAAGCTGGCGGGGTCGCTGCTGGTTTTCTGGCTGGTGCGCCGCCGCGAGCAGCGCGGATACGCACCTGAACATTTGCAGGCCTGA
- a CDS encoding flagellar basal body-associated FliL family protein: MAAKEKEAKALPEGQAENPKKPSRIKRIVIILAILLITLTGAGSGAYWWFFIRTPSVANSAAQDSAAGDAAGKGAAGQPGAAGAGNAGGGSGHGGAAGAGNAGGAGDARIERQSDLPRNGGQVLPLPAITVNISDPSGRRYLKLGMEVEVNSDVSAALQANSAKIRDAIIMLLAGKTYGDISSPDGKVLLKAEVASRLNQILGAQRIIRVYFTDFVVE, from the coding sequence ATGGCGGCCAAAGAAAAAGAAGCAAAGGCCCTGCCTGAAGGGCAGGCGGAAAATCCCAAAAAGCCATCCAGGATCAAGCGCATCGTCATTATTTTGGCGATCCTGCTCATTACCCTGACCGGTGCTGGCAGCGGCGCTTACTGGTGGTTTTTTATCCGCACGCCCTCTGTGGCAAACTCTGCGGCGCAGGACAGCGCTGCGGGCGATGCCGCAGGCAAGGGGGCGGCGGGGCAGCCCGGTGCTGCGGGCGCTGGCAATGCTGGCGGCGGCTCGGGCCACGGCGGCGCGGCTGGAGCTGGCAATGCTGGCGGCGCGGGTGATGCGCGCATTGAACGGCAAAGCGATTTGCCGCGCAACGGCGGGCAGGTGCTGCCCTTGCCTGCCATTACTGTAAATATTTCCGACCCCTCCGGGCGGCGCTACCTCAAGCTGGGCATGGAGGTCGAGGTCAACTCCGATGTTTCCGCCGCATTGCAGGCCAACAGCGCCAAAATACGCGACGCCATCATCATGCTGCTGGCGGGCAAGACATACGGCGACATTTCGTCGCCTGACGGCAAGGTGCTGCTGAAGGCGGAGGTGGCCTCCCGGCTCAACCAGATTTTGGGAGCGCAAAGGATCATACGCGTATATTTTACCGACTTTGTTGTTGAGTGA
- the fliQ gene encoding flagellar biosynthesis protein FliQ produces MSPDFVIGFGRQAIELCLMMALPMLGVGLAVGVVVSVIQAATQIQEMTLTFIPKVVCMFLALLLALPWLMERMITFTRDVFINIPMYIR; encoded by the coding sequence ATGTCCCCAGATTTCGTCATCGGTTTTGGACGTCAGGCCATTGAACTTTGTTTGATGATGGCGTTGCCCATGCTGGGCGTGGGGCTGGCCGTAGGCGTGGTGGTAAGCGTCATTCAGGCTGCAACGCAGATTCAGGAGATGACCCTTACCTTTATACCCAAGGTCGTGTGCATGTTTCTGGCCCTGCTGCTGGCTCTGCCCTGGCTCATGGAACGTATGATCACCTTCACGCGCGACGTTTTCATCAATATCCCCATGTACATCAGGTAG
- a CDS encoding DUF5665 domain-containing protein, which translates to MDTQYEEKQAQAELLLQRLDNAGLAEYVKLSQKTGKILWLNFLSGIARGLGFSIGATLVLAVVYKILARIISMNIPYLTELLQQVMSIAKGG; encoded by the coding sequence ATGGACACCCAGTACGAAGAAAAACAGGCGCAGGCGGAGCTTTTGCTCCAGCGCCTGGACAATGCGGGCCTGGCCGAATACGTGAAGCTGTCGCAAAAAACCGGCAAGATTCTGTGGCTTAACTTCCTCTCCGGCATTGCCAGAGGGCTTGGGTTCAGCATTGGCGCAACCCTAGTGCTGGCTGTGGTCTACAAAATTCTCGCCCGCATCATCAGCATGAATATTCCCTATCTTACCGAGCTGTTGCAGCAGGTCATGAGCATTGCCAAGGGCGGATAG
- the fliN gene encoding flagellar motor switch protein FliN, which yields MSQEDQEALAAQWAAQLEDEANAADPAAAVPAAGAAPAPASAAAPASAAAPAGAAAPAGGAVDEAALAAQWAESLAQDEEDKGPASFGSAGAAAGLGGHAVDAHFQDMTEMARQPKDNKLKRELDFILDIPLDVSAELGRTRLLINELLQLGQGSVVELNKLAGEPLEVYVNGKLVARGEAVVINEKFGVRLTDIISPIERVKQLG from the coding sequence ATGTCGCAGGAAGACCAGGAAGCTTTGGCAGCCCAGTGGGCCGCACAGCTGGAAGATGAGGCCAATGCCGCCGATCCCGCCGCAGCCGTACCCGCAGCCGGTGCCGCGCCTGCGCCCGCAAGTGCTGCCGCGCCCGCAAGTGCTGCCGCGCCCGCAGGTGCTGCCGCGCCCGCTGGCGGCGCTGTGGACGAGGCTGCTCTGGCCGCGCAGTGGGCCGAGTCTCTGGCGCAGGATGAAGAGGATAAGGGCCCTGCTTCGTTTGGCAGCGCCGGCGCTGCCGCCGGGCTTGGCGGTCATGCGGTGGACGCGCATTTTCAGGATATGACTGAAATGGCCCGTCAGCCCAAGGACAACAAGCTCAAGCGCGAGCTGGATTTTATTCTGGATATTCCGCTGGACGTCTCCGCGGAGCTTGGCCGCACGCGGCTGCTCATCAACGAGCTGCTGCAGCTGGGTCAGGGCTCTGTGGTAGAGCTTAACAAGCTGGCTGGCGAACCCCTCGAGGTGTACGTCAACGGCAAGCTGGTGGCGCGTGGCGAGGCCGTGGTCATCAACGAAAAATTTGGCGTGCGCCTGACGGATATCATCAGCCCCATCGAAAGGGTGAAGCAGCTTGGCTAG